From Stigmatella erecta, one genomic window encodes:
- a CDS encoding exonuclease SbcCD subunit D C-terminal domain-containing protein, which translates to MRLLHTSDWHLGHTLYDVSREAEHAAFLEWLLDTLEAQSVDALLVAGDVFDTANPSAEAQAAWYQFIARARKRLPRLNITVIGGNHDSAARLDAPDPLFRAMDVHVVGGLPRRPDALDFERLLVPLHDTRGRIRAWVAAVPYLRPADLPLVDTEGDRLIEGVREVYGLTLEAARRRREPGQALVAMGHCYMVGTELSQLSERRILGGNQHALPVDLFPEDVAYAALGHLHKAQRVGGRESVRYSGSPLPLSLSEAGYRHQVLLVELDGETLGSVKPLSVPRTVDIRRVPERNEVPLEEVLAQLAALPEAEAGDSARAWPYLEVCVSLPRPEPALRRKVEEALVGKAARLVKLTPAYTGTGGALADVQPGISLRERKPEDVFKARYARDYQDPLAPGLLEAFHTLLTEVEENAS; encoded by the coding sequence ATGCGTCTGCTGCACACGTCGGACTGGCACCTGGGGCATACGCTGTACGACGTCTCCCGGGAGGCGGAGCATGCCGCCTTCCTGGAGTGGCTCCTGGACACCCTGGAGGCCCAGTCCGTCGATGCGCTGCTGGTGGCCGGGGATGTCTTCGACACCGCCAACCCCAGCGCCGAGGCCCAGGCGGCCTGGTACCAGTTCATCGCCCGCGCCCGGAAGCGGCTGCCCCGGCTGAACATCACCGTCATCGGGGGAAACCACGACTCGGCGGCACGCCTGGATGCGCCGGATCCCCTCTTCAGGGCGATGGACGTGCACGTGGTGGGCGGCCTGCCCCGGCGCCCGGACGCGCTGGACTTCGAGCGGCTGCTGGTGCCGCTGCACGACACGCGCGGACGGATCCGGGCCTGGGTGGCGGCGGTGCCGTACCTGCGGCCCGCGGACCTGCCCCTGGTCGACACCGAGGGGGACCGGCTCATCGAGGGCGTGCGCGAGGTGTACGGCCTGACGCTGGAGGCGGCCCGGCGGCGCCGGGAGCCGGGACAGGCGCTGGTGGCCATGGGCCATTGCTACATGGTGGGCACCGAGCTGTCCCAGCTCAGCGAGCGGCGGATCCTCGGGGGCAACCAGCATGCCCTGCCCGTGGACCTGTTCCCCGAGGACGTGGCCTATGCCGCCCTGGGGCACCTGCACAAGGCCCAGCGCGTGGGGGGCCGCGAGTCGGTGCGCTACAGCGGCTCGCCGCTGCCGCTGTCGCTGAGCGAGGCGGGCTACCGGCACCAGGTGCTCCTGGTGGAGCTGGACGGGGAGACGCTCGGCTCGGTGAAGCCGCTCTCCGTGCCGCGCACGGTGGACATCCGGCGGGTGCCGGAGCGCAACGAGGTGCCCCTGGAGGAGGTGCTGGCCCAGCTGGCGGCGCTGCCCGAGGCGGAGGCCGGGGACTCCGCGCGCGCGTGGCCGTACCTGGAGGTGTGTGTGTCCCTTCCCCGGCCCGAGCCCGCGCTGCGGCGCAAGGTCGAGGAGGCGCTGGTGGGCAAGGCGGCGCGGCTGGTCAAGCTGACGCCCGCGTATACCGGCACGGGCGGGGCGCTGGCGGATGTCCAGCCGGGCATCTCGCTGCGCGAGCGCAAGCCCGAGGATGTCTTCAAGGCCCGCTATGCCCGGGACTACCAGGACCCGCTGGCCCCCGGTCTGCTGGAGGCCTTCCATACGCTGCTCACCGAGGTCGAGGAGAACGCGTCATGA